One Leptolyngbyaceae cyanobacterium genomic window carries:
- the dnaN gene encoding DNA polymerase III subunit beta: MAKTPLKKGTTVEADTPRKTSKKKRQPTAKSSVANEEKVRRDEATSSLINKPETISSTEVEEVSETLTPSPSIASEVEVICNSREFNDYVQALKTIIPNNSTHPILCNALIEADADAQQLHLTTYNLEFGLQVSFDATVNQPGSLTLPAPILAEILGKFPSGRLTLNSQQTTSGTNTPSISATMKMSGSHHVLRGLLSDEFPPIPKVEQKLLSLPASVLLAALKGSLFAVSSDEVKRIITGVHFQLSHDSDRSLDQLRICTTDGHRIAMILGLSESSDNANPLINSPVQFTVPAKTLKVLERNLNPSDRISIYYNSSAQTPQKFVVFRWKNWHLTSQLLEGSYPDCSQIIDPYRNRFSHELLIERLALLKALERLATHSDKSHVTVVLEFNSERQQVQASISNAISAGTEILDAKIIGSDLKLKCDIRYLVETAKAISSSDLRILLATPTTPILISPFGTPASGEAAIESEYVLAPQE; this comes from the coding sequence ATGGCAAAAACTCCACTCAAAAAAGGCACTACAGTCGAAGCAGATACTCCAAGAAAAACCTCCAAAAAAAAGCGGCAACCGACTGCTAAATCCTCAGTAGCGAATGAAGAGAAAGTACGCAGAGACGAGGCTACATCATCTCTGATCAACAAACCCGAAACAATCTCTTCAACTGAAGTCGAAGAAGTTTCCGAAACCTTAACTCCATCCCCTTCAATTGCATCTGAAGTTGAAGTCATTTGCAATTCTAGAGAATTCAACGATTACGTGCAAGCACTTAAAACCATAATTCCTAATAATAGCACCCACCCTATCTTGTGCAATGCACTAATTGAAGCAGATGCCGATGCACAACAATTGCACCTGACAACCTATAATTTGGAATTCGGTTTGCAAGTGAGTTTCGATGCTACAGTCAATCAACCGGGTTCTTTGACACTTCCTGCACCCATACTTGCTGAGATTTTAGGTAAGTTTCCATCTGGTCGTCTCACTTTAAATAGCCAACAAACGACTTCAGGTACAAACACTCCATCGATTAGTGCCACGATGAAGATGTCAGGAAGTCATCACGTTTTGCGCGGACTTTTGAGCGATGAGTTTCCCCCTATTCCCAAAGTAGAACAAAAGCTGCTTTCTTTACCTGCTAGCGTATTACTAGCAGCGCTTAAAGGTAGTTTATTCGCTGTCAGTTCCGATGAAGTTAAACGGATTATAACAGGCGTTCATTTCCAACTGAGCCACGATAGCGATCGCTCTCTCGACCAATTGAGGATTTGCACAACAGATGGTCATCGAATTGCCATGATTTTAGGATTAAGTGAAAGCAGCGATAATGCCAATCCTTTAATAAATTCTCCGGTACAGTTCACCGTACCTGCTAAAACGCTTAAAGTCTTAGAGCGCAACTTAAACCCATCTGACCGCATCTCTATCTACTACAATAGTTCGGCTCAAACACCGCAAAAATTTGTAGTATTTCGGTGGAAAAATTGGCACTTAACCAGTCAATTATTGGAAGGGTCGTATCCCGATTGTAGCCAAATTATCGATCCGTACAGGAATCGATTTAGCCATGAATTACTGATTGAGCGATTGGCATTGCTAAAAGCTTTAGAGCGTTTAGCGACTCACAGCGATAAATCTCACGTTACGGTCGTTTTAGAATTTAATTCCGAGCGACAACAAGTTCAAGCATCAATTAGTAACGCCATTAGTGCTGGAACTGAAATCTTGGATGCCAAAATTATTGGAAGTGACTTGAAGCTTAAGTGCGATATTCGCTATCTCGTTGAAACTGCCAAAGCGATTTCTAGTTCGGATCTGCGAATACTTTTGGCAACACCTACAACACCCATTTTGATATCCCCTTTTGGCACGCCAGCATCGGGAGAAGCTGCCATCGAATCGGAGTATGTTCTCGCACCGCAAGAATGA